The following DNA comes from Actinomycetota bacterium.
TGGCCTCAAGATCGTGGAAAGAGTGCCCATCGAGATGCCGCCACAGTGCGAGAACGTCGCCTACCTGGCGACCAAGAAGGCCAAGATGGGGCATATCCTGCACCATCAGGACCTCAGGTTCGAAAAGGACGAGGAAGAGAGCAAGTAGCAGTTAAAGATCAAGTTAAAGATCAGGTAGCTGTCACTGGAGCTATGACGGCCGGCGGGCGCGCATGCGGCGCGCCCGCCGGCTCAACCCAAGACAAACAGACAGAAAGGATCAGCCGATGGCAGAAAACTACAAGAGCTATGAGGGCATGCTCGACGCCAAGGGCCTCAAGTTCGGCATCGTCGTCGCGCGTTTCAACGAGTTTATCTCCAGCCGCCTGCTGGACGGCGCGGTGGATTGCGTCATCCGTCACGGGGCCGGCAAGGGCGCCGTCGAGGTAGCCTGGGTCCCCGGAGCTTTCGAGATTCCTCTGGTTGCTTCCAAGATGGCCGAGAGCGGCAAGTACGACGCCGTCATCGCCCTGGGCGCGGTCATCCGCGGCGGCACGCCGCACTTTGAATACGTCGCCGGCGAAGTGTCAAAGGGCATCGCCAAGATCTCCCTGGATACCAAGGTTCCGGTGGCGATGGGCGTGCTGACCACCGACTCGATCGAGCAGGCCGTCGAGCGCGCCGGCACCAAGGCCGGCAACAAGGGCTGGCAGGCCGCCGCCGGCGCCATCGAGATAGCGCAGCTGCTCAAGACCATGAAATAAAATCGCGCGCGCATCAGCGCTCGAAATATGTTCATGCAAAACCCCCGTCAGGGGGTTTTGTGTTATCGGGATGCGAAAGCCGCCTGACGGCGGCTTTCGCATGGACCGTTACTCAAAGAGCCGGCCGCGAATCAGCCGGGCCCTTGTATTTGATCGGTCAGTGGTGGATCGGCCTGCCAGTCGTCATGG
Coding sequences within:
- the ribE gene encoding 6,7-dimethyl-8-ribityllumazine synthase, translating into MAENYKSYEGMLDAKGLKFGIVVARFNEFISSRLLDGAVDCVIRHGAGKGAVEVAWVPGAFEIPLVASKMAESGKYDAVIALGAVIRGGTPHFEYVAGEVSKGIAKISLDTKVPVAMGVLTTDSIEQAVERAGTKAGNKGWQAAAGAIEIAQLLKTMK